A section of the Halostella salina genome encodes:
- a CDS encoding GNAT family N-acetyltransferase has protein sequence MSDGDGSRDGGQSDGVVVREARPDERVAVRRVVDAAMLDPGDVAGAIARGDALVAVAGDRVVGALVLEPRDHGAHVAAVAVNRSRRGQGVGTALVETAAEQTDRLTAAFDPDVRPFYESLGFDIEPGDDGRLRGAR, from the coding sequence ATGAGCGACGGCGACGGGAGCCGGGACGGCGGTCAGTCGGACGGCGTCGTCGTCCGCGAGGCCCGGCCCGACGAACGCGTCGCCGTCCGGCGGGTGGTCGACGCGGCGATGCTCGACCCGGGCGACGTGGCGGGCGCGATAGCCCGGGGCGACGCGCTCGTCGCCGTCGCCGGGGACCGGGTCGTCGGGGCGCTCGTGCTCGAACCGCGTGACCACGGCGCGCACGTCGCGGCCGTCGCCGTGAATCGGTCCCGCCGGGGGCAGGGGGTCGGCACCGCGCTCGTGGAGACCGCCGCCGAGCAGACCGACCGGCTCACCGCGGCGTTCGACCCGGACGTGCGACCCTTCTACGAATCGCTGGGGTTCGATATCGAACCGGGGGATGACGGGCGGCTTCGCGGGGCGCGCTAG
- a CDS encoding WD40/YVTN/BNR-like repeat-containing protein, with protein MLIAGSDDGVYRLPDPESTDAEQLLDAGRVWRVRQFDGLDGVFAAGETGLYHSLDGREWRSLPVPAEQVYAVAANPAGDRLYAGTRPARVFVADSASGLPTDAAAWSELDGFRTLREQDDWGIPRHDGMAQVRSLRTHPDRPDRIVAGVEVGGVHVSDDGGETWATRTIDGFDAPHTDDVHHVELADAGTVIAATGSGLYRSTDAGRTWDRLDAGHHQRYFREAFAHDGTLYAGGATGPSTTWADEDDHALFERRAGGRLERVESPRPGEVVIGWCDVDGDVLAATHRGTLLRRDPDGWRAAGAIPTTERTRGRYLPMTWDDR; from the coding sequence ATGCTCATCGCCGGCAGCGACGACGGCGTGTATCGACTCCCCGACCCCGAATCGACCGACGCCGAGCAGCTACTCGACGCCGGTCGGGTGTGGCGGGTCCGGCAGTTCGACGGCCTCGACGGGGTGTTCGCCGCCGGTGAGACCGGTCTCTACCACTCCCTCGACGGCCGCGAGTGGCGCTCCCTCCCGGTCCCGGCGGAGCAGGTGTACGCCGTCGCGGCGAACCCGGCGGGTGACCGACTCTACGCGGGGACCCGGCCCGCCCGGGTGTTCGTCGCCGACTCTGCCTCGGGCCTCCCGACCGACGCAGCAGCGTGGTCGGAACTCGACGGTTTCCGTACCCTGCGCGAGCAGGACGACTGGGGGATCCCTCGACACGACGGCATGGCCCAGGTGCGGAGCCTCCGGACGCATCCGGACCGCCCGGACCGGATCGTGGCCGGCGTCGAGGTCGGCGGTGTCCACGTCAGCGACGACGGCGGCGAGACGTGGGCGACGCGGACGATCGACGGGTTCGACGCGCCCCACACCGACGACGTGCATCACGTCGAACTGGCCGACGCTGGGACGGTGATCGCCGCCACGGGGAGCGGTCTGTACCGCTCGACGGACGCCGGCCGGACGTGGGACCGGCTGGACGCGGGCCATCACCAGCGATACTTCCGCGAGGCGTTCGCGCACGACGGGACTCTCTACGCCGGCGGCGCGACCGGGCCGTCGACGACCTGGGCTGACGAGGACGACCACGCGCTGTTCGAGCGTCGCGCCGGCGGTCGTCTCGAACGGGTCGAGTCGCCGCGGCCGGGCGAGGTCGTCATCGGCTGGTGCGATGTCGACGGCGACGTGCTGGCCGCGACGCACCGCGGAACGCTCCTGCGACGGGACCCCGACGGCTGGCGTGCGGCGGGAGCGATCCCCACCACGGAACGAACCCGGGGCCGGTATCTCCCGATGACGTGGGACGACCGCTGA
- a CDS encoding ABC transporter substrate-binding protein — MSNGEHSRREWLTALGSAGLLGLAGCSSARDDDDGAFRTGTGTATDATGTGTTAGDGTTDDGTTTEDSSAAETVPVAVLAPTSGGLGDLGTSQLRGAELAVERVNESDAYGFGIELATADTEAHPNRARAELEQIAGEQGVDFAVGGITAPVSLALSEVAWEFEQVYFSGSQTATITGSSCNPGTFRCETSTARMAGALSSFVAADLGSNVWFHYADYAYGNDVYEMVREALASTDDAFAEAGNSTSEIGTTDFSTVIERIGQSDAETVVLGLPPSDLVTFLAQADARGLSDEVALASPSGGSRAVRRGAGESAVGTYGGVRYHPSLETGDNRAFVDAYASRHGERPDNFARVGFDSVRLVAKGIRAAGSTDPGDVRDALKGDTFTTVLGDVIISPENRQAINPAWVGELTAGSEYPDVELQHEVGADELLLPGSELARQCGDR, encoded by the coding sequence ATGTCGAACGGAGAACACTCGCGACGTGAGTGGCTGACTGCGCTCGGCTCCGCGGGGCTCCTCGGGCTCGCCGGCTGCTCGTCGGCACGCGATGACGACGACGGTGCTTTCCGGACCGGAACCGGCACCGCGACGGACGCCACGGGGACGGGCACCACGGCGGGCGATGGGACCACGGACGACGGGACGACGACCGAGGACTCGTCGGCGGCCGAGACGGTGCCGGTCGCGGTTCTCGCACCGACCAGCGGCGGGCTCGGCGACCTCGGGACGAGCCAGCTTCGGGGTGCCGAACTCGCCGTCGAGCGGGTGAACGAGTCCGACGCCTACGGCTTCGGGATCGAACTCGCGACCGCCGACACCGAGGCCCACCCCAACAGGGCCCGCGCGGAGCTCGAACAGATCGCCGGCGAACAGGGCGTGGATTTCGCCGTCGGCGGGATCACCGCCCCGGTGTCGCTCGCGCTCTCGGAGGTCGCCTGGGAGTTCGAACAGGTCTACTTTTCCGGCAGCCAGACGGCGACGATCACCGGGTCGTCGTGCAACCCGGGGACCTTCCGGTGCGAGACGAGTACGGCCCGGATGGCCGGGGCGCTGTCGTCGTTCGTCGCGGCAGACCTCGGTTCGAACGTCTGGTTCCACTACGCCGACTACGCCTACGGCAACGACGTGTACGAGATGGTCCGCGAGGCGCTGGCGAGCACCGACGACGCGTTCGCCGAGGCCGGGAACTCGACCTCCGAGATCGGCACGACCGATTTCTCGACGGTCATCGAGCGGATCGGGCAGTCGGACGCCGAGACGGTCGTGCTCGGCCTGCCCCCGTCGGACCTCGTCACCTTCCTCGCACAGGCCGACGCCAGGGGGCTGTCCGACGAGGTGGCCCTCGCCAGCCCCTCCGGCGGGTCCCGTGCCGTCCGCCGGGGTGCCGGGGAGAGCGCCGTCGGCACCTACGGCGGTGTCCGCTACCACCCGTCGCTGGAGACGGGCGACAACCGGGCGTTCGTCGACGCCTACGCGAGCCGGCACGGCGAACGCCCGGACAACTTCGCCCGCGTCGGCTTCGACTCGGTTCGGCTCGTCGCGAAGGGTATCCGGGCCGCGGGGAGCACGGACCCCGGCGACGTTCGCGACGCCCTCAAGGGCGACACCTTCACGACCGTGCTCGGGGACGTGATCATCAGCCCGGAGAACCGCCAGGCGATAAACCCCGCCTGGGTCGGTGAACTGACCGCCGGCTCCGAGTATCCGGACGTCGAACTCCAGCACGAGGTCGGGGCCGACGAGCTACTCCTGCCGGGCAGCGAACTCGCGCGTCAGTGCGGCGACCGCTGA
- a CDS encoding MFS transporter, with protein sequence MGIAKRLGIDPQVLTLAIARMTESIGNSFLIVVLPLFIGSDALAGSTFGLTEVAVTGIVLSLFGFVNSPLQPFTGRLSDQTGRRKVFVLVGLVLIGVASFSYSLATTYWHLLGLRAVQGVAGALIIPTTVALVNDLASSANRGGNMGTYNTFRLAGFGAGPIAAGAMVAGGPYAFSLGSLDVAISGFDAAFYFATTTATVSFVLVSALIRDPDTVEADDEGFGGIAVFDRSGRGVLDPVFTLGVASFFMAVGIALFATLGDIINARLDQGPTLFGLEFAAFILAQIFLQAPIGRATDLYGRKQFIVLGLVLLVPTTFVQGVILDPWLMIVARFAQGVAGALVFAPALALAGDLAPDGRSGSTLSVLTMAFGFGVAFGPLASGFLVQLGFVVPFAFGAALAAVGVVLVWTQVEETVTTTRSILPTD encoded by the coding sequence ATGGGGATAGCCAAGCGGCTGGGCATCGACCCGCAGGTCCTGACGCTCGCGATCGCCCGCATGACCGAGTCGATCGGCAACTCCTTTCTCATCGTCGTGCTCCCGCTGTTCATCGGGAGCGACGCGCTGGCGGGGAGCACGTTCGGCCTCACCGAGGTGGCGGTCACGGGGATCGTGCTCTCCCTGTTCGGCTTCGTCAACAGCCCGCTCCAGCCCTTTACCGGTCGGCTCTCGGATCAGACGGGCCGCCGGAAAGTGTTCGTCCTCGTCGGGCTGGTGCTCATCGGCGTGGCGAGCTTCTCCTACTCGCTGGCGACGACGTACTGGCATCTGCTCGGTCTGCGCGCCGTGCAGGGCGTCGCCGGCGCGCTGATCATCCCGACGACGGTCGCCCTGGTCAACGACCTCGCGTCGTCGGCCAACCGCGGCGGGAACATGGGGACGTACAACACGTTCCGGCTGGCGGGCTTCGGCGCGGGACCGATCGCCGCCGGCGCGATGGTCGCGGGCGGGCCGTACGCGTTCTCGCTCGGGAGCCTCGACGTGGCGATAAGCGGGTTCGACGCCGCGTTCTACTTCGCCACGACGACGGCCACGGTGAGTTTCGTCCTCGTGTCGGCGCTGATCCGCGACCCGGACACCGTGGAGGCCGACGACGAGGGGTTCGGCGGCATCGCGGTGTTCGACCGGTCCGGCCGGGGCGTGCTCGACCCCGTGTTCACGCTCGGCGTCGCCTCCTTCTTCATGGCCGTCGGCATCGCCCTGTTCGCGACGCTCGGGGACATCATCAACGCGCGGCTCGACCAGGGGCCGACCCTGTTCGGCCTGGAGTTCGCGGCGTTCATCCTCGCCCAGATCTTCCTGCAGGCGCCGATCGGACGGGCGACCGACCTGTACGGCCGCAAGCAGTTCATCGTGCTCGGGCTGGTCCTGCTCGTGCCGACGACGTTCGTCCAGGGGGTCATCCTCGACCCGTGGCTGATGATCGTCGCCCGGTTCGCGCAGGGCGTCGCCGGCGCGCTCGTGTTCGCGCCCGCGCTCGCGCTGGCCGGCGACCTCGCCCCGGACGGGCGCTCCGGCTCGACGCTGTCGGTGCTGACGATGGCCTTCGGCTTCGGCGTCGCCTTCGGCCCGCTCGCGTCGGGCTTTCTCGTCCAGCTCGGCTTCGTCGTCCCCTTCGCCTTCGGCGCGGCGCTGGCGGCGGTCGGCGTCGTCCTCGTGTGGACGCAGGTCGAGGAGACGGTCACGACGACCCGGTCGATCCTGCCGACGGACTGA
- a CDS encoding DUF4397 domain-containing protein, translating to MTSDTTRRRILLGIGTGATVALAGCSGGGDGDGTDTGTATDTSMGDGMETDTETETETEDDMGTAAVRVAHMSPNAPNVDVYVDDSAVLEDVPFGAVSDYLDVPAGDRQVEITAAGDADTSVFSGTVPVEVDTDYTVAATGEVGDDADEPFEPLVLEDDNSDPGSDTARVRLVHASPDAPAVDVTLAANGDALYDGVEFGESGYVEVPAGDYTLQVRGDTESNDGDVVAEFDVSLAGGTVYTAFAAGYLSPDDEPVDTQFDLIVAQDAGSGGMDDGGDPASVRVAHMSPDAPNVDVYVDDSAVLEDVPFGAVSDYLDVPGGTRTVEITAAGDADASVFAGDVEFAAGGAYTVAATGEVGDDADQAFEPLVLEDDTSAPGGDTARLRLVHASPDAPAVDVTVNSSGDVLFDGVAYGETGTVEVPANDYTVQIRGDTESNDGEIVADFDVSLNGGTAYTAFAAGYLSPDDEPADTQFDLIVAQDSGGM from the coding sequence ATGACATCAGATACGACTCGACGGCGGATCCTGCTCGGCATCGGAACCGGCGCGACCGTGGCCCTCGCCGGCTGTAGCGGCGGCGGCGACGGCGACGGCACCGACACCGGGACGGCGACCGACACGTCGATGGGGGACGGGATGGAGACGGACACTGAAACCGAGACGGAGACGGAGGACGACATGGGGACCGCGGCGGTCCGCGTCGCGCACATGTCGCCGAACGCGCCGAACGTGGACGTGTACGTCGACGACTCGGCCGTGCTGGAGGACGTACCGTTCGGCGCGGTCAGCGACTACCTCGACGTGCCCGCGGGGGACCGGCAGGTCGAGATCACGGCGGCGGGCGACGCGGACACCTCGGTGTTCTCGGGGACCGTCCCCGTCGAAGTCGACACCGACTACACGGTCGCGGCGACCGGCGAGGTCGGCGACGACGCCGACGAGCCGTTCGAGCCGCTCGTGCTGGAAGACGACAACAGCGACCCCGGCTCCGACACCGCCCGGGTGCGGCTCGTCCACGCTTCCCCGGACGCGCCGGCCGTCGACGTGACGCTCGCCGCGAACGGCGACGCGCTGTACGACGGCGTCGAGTTCGGCGAGTCCGGCTACGTCGAGGTCCCCGCGGGCGACTACACGCTGCAGGTCCGGGGCGACACGGAAAGCAACGACGGCGACGTGGTGGCCGAGTTCGACGTGAGCCTCGCCGGCGGAACGGTGTACACCGCGTTCGCGGCGGGCTACCTCTCGCCGGACGACGAACCGGTCGACACCCAGTTCGACCTGATCGTGGCCCAGGACGCGGGCAGCGGCGGGATGGACGACGGCGGCGACCCCGCGAGCGTCCGCGTCGCACACATGTCGCCGGACGCGCCGAACGTTGACGTGTACGTCGACGACTCGGCCGTGCTGGAGGACGTACCGTTCGGCGCGGTCAGCGACTACCTCGACGTGCCCGGCGGGACGCGGACCGTCGAGATCACGGCCGCCGGGGACGCCGACGCCTCGGTGTTCGCCGGCGACGTGGAGTTCGCGGCCGGCGGGGCGTACACCGTCGCGGCAACGGGCGAGGTCGGGGACGACGCCGACCAGGCGTTCGAGCCGCTGGTGCTGGAAGACGACACCAGCGCCCCCGGCGGCGACACCGCCCGCCTCCGCCTCGTTCACGCCTCGCCCGACGCGCCCGCGGTCGACGTGACGGTCAACTCGTCGGGCGACGTGCTGTTCGACGGCGTCGCCTACGGCGAGACGGGCACCGTCGAGGTGCCGGCGAACGACTACACCGTCCAGATCCGCGGCGACACGGAGAGCAACGACGGCGAGATCGTCGCCGACTTCGACGTGAGCCTGAACGGCGGGACGGCCTACACCGCGTTCGCGGCGGGCTACCTCTCGCCGGACGACGAGCCGGCCGACACCCAGTTCGACCTGATCGTCGCCCAGGACAGCGGCGGCATGTAG
- the samp2 gene encoding ubiquitin-like small modifier protein SAMP2, protein MNVTVEVAGEGTHEVSVEDPTYADLLAAVDLSPHEATAMVDGRPVPEDQPVEAERVTVVRLIKGG, encoded by the coding sequence ATGAACGTCACCGTCGAGGTCGCGGGCGAGGGGACCCACGAGGTGTCCGTCGAGGACCCGACGTACGCCGACCTGCTCGCCGCGGTCGACCTCTCGCCGCACGAGGCGACGGCGATGGTGGACGGACGCCCCGTCCCGGAGGACCAGCCGGTCGAGGCCGAGCGCGTCACCGTGGTGCGGCTGATCAAAGGGGGATGA
- a CDS encoding ArsR/SmtB family transcription factor has translation MDTVLWQTLAGTRGGPNRARILRALDDQPRNANQLADDLDLAYNTVRYHLDVLEENGVITSSDADYGVIYLPSDRARSNWETVENILTQLND, from the coding sequence ATGGATACGGTCCTCTGGCAAACTCTCGCCGGCACACGTGGGGGACCGAACAGGGCTCGTATCCTGCGCGCGCTGGACGACCAGCCCCGAAACGCCAACCAGCTGGCCGATGACCTGGACCTGGCGTACAACACGGTCCGCTACCACCTCGACGTGCTCGAGGAGAACGGGGTCATCACCAGCAGCGACGCCGACTACGGCGTCATCTACCTCCCCAGCGACAGGGCCCGGAGCAACTGGGAGACGGTCGAAAACATACTCACGCAGCTAAACGACTGA
- a CDS encoding phosphoglucomutase/phosphomannomutase family protein: protein METPITFGTDGWRTTLSEFTDARVRMVGQAVATYLDDEGRGTDPVAVGYDARESSRGFAEELARVLAANGHDVLLPERDRPTPLVAWAIVERDLAGALMVTASHNPPEYNGVKFIPEDGAPALPEVTDAIEARLAEPEPLPADQHGTVREVDLATPHADHALDLVDADLADLTVAYDAIHGSGRGTTDALLERAGATVERLRCERDPDFGGASPEPSAEQLTELVDAVQNGDADLGIANDGDADRLAVVTPERGFLDENLFFAALYDYLLETDAGPAVRSVSTTFLIDRVAEAHGEEVIETPVGFKWVAAAMADHDALVGGEESGGFTVRGHVREKDGVLTALLAGAAAAAEPFDDRVDRLLDAHGEIYQGKISVDCPDAEKERVVADLEGVIPDEVAGAAVEDVVTVDGFKLLLADGSWTLVRPSGTEPKLRVYAEADSEARVETLLAEGRELVEPLV from the coding sequence ATGGAGACGCCGATAACGTTCGGGACCGACGGGTGGCGGACGACCCTCTCGGAGTTCACCGACGCCCGCGTCCGGATGGTCGGGCAGGCCGTCGCGACGTACCTCGACGACGAGGGCCGGGGCACGGACCCGGTGGCGGTGGGGTACGACGCCCGTGAGAGCTCCCGCGGGTTCGCAGAGGAACTGGCCCGCGTGCTCGCCGCCAACGGCCACGACGTGCTGTTGCCCGAGCGCGACCGCCCGACGCCGCTGGTCGCCTGGGCCATCGTCGAGCGCGACCTGGCGGGCGCGCTGATGGTGACGGCCTCGCACAACCCGCCCGAGTACAACGGCGTGAAGTTCATCCCCGAGGACGGCGCGCCGGCCCTGCCCGAGGTCACCGACGCCATCGAGGCCCGGCTCGCGGAGCCGGAGCCGCTCCCGGCCGACCAGCACGGGACCGTCCGGGAGGTCGACCTGGCGACGCCCCACGCCGACCACGCGCTCGACCTGGTCGACGCGGACCTCGCGGACCTGACGGTCGCCTACGACGCGATCCACGGCAGCGGCCGCGGGACGACCGACGCGCTGCTGGAGCGGGCCGGCGCGACCGTCGAACGCCTGCGCTGCGAGCGCGACCCCGACTTCGGCGGCGCGTCGCCCGAGCCGAGCGCGGAGCAGCTGACCGAGCTGGTCGACGCGGTCCAGAACGGTGACGCCGACCTGGGGATCGCAAACGACGGCGACGCCGACCGGCTGGCGGTCGTCACGCCCGAGCGCGGCTTCCTCGACGAGAACCTGTTTTTCGCGGCGCTGTACGACTACCTCCTCGAAACCGACGCGGGGCCGGCCGTCCGGAGCGTCTCGACCACGTTCCTCATCGACCGCGTCGCCGAGGCCCACGGCGAGGAGGTGATCGAGACGCCGGTCGGCTTCAAGTGGGTCGCGGCGGCGATGGCCGACCACGACGCGCTGGTCGGCGGCGAGGAGAGCGGCGGCTTCACCGTCCGCGGCCACGTCCGGGAGAAGGACGGCGTGCTGACGGCGCTCTTGGCCGGGGCCGCCGCGGCCGCGGAGCCGTTCGACGACCGCGTCGACCGCCTGCTCGACGCCCACGGCGAGATCTACCAGGGGAAAATAAGCGTCGACTGTCCCGACGCCGAGAAGGAACGCGTCGTCGCGGACCTGGAGGGAGTCATCCCCGACGAGGTCGCGGGCGCGGCCGTCGAGGACGTGGTCACCGTCGACGGGTTCAAGCTCCTGCTCGCGGACGGCTCGTGGACGCTCGTCCGGCCCAGCGGCACCGAGCCGAAGCTCCGCGTCTACGCCGAGGCCGACAGCGAGGCCCGCGTCGAGACGCTGCTCGCCGAGGGGCGCGAACTGGTCGAGCCGCTGGTCTGA